A genomic window from Nicotiana sylvestris chromosome 11, ASM39365v2, whole genome shotgun sequence includes:
- the LOC104249222 gene encoding uncharacterized protein isoform X2 — protein MASNNALKSSVLKIVGSIISLLPLVVLISGVILYFASIFLFNDSNCSSSDLLYSSRSKTSQFGHDSNPTNLSHLLFGLLGSEEAWHYRKEYIESWWRPNKTRGYLFLDVAPTGDDLFPWSSSSPPYRVSDNITKLIQETNHVAPTMARMVHGIMEVFREEHEGVRWVVMGDDDSVFFVDNMVDVLGQYDHTKYYYLGGQSEYLLSNYWYSFNQAFGGAGFILSYPLAKAMSKYIESCLRRYPFLRSADQITMVCISDVGVNLTPLKGSHQIDLRGDISGLLSSHPKAPLMSLHHLDAANPIFPSMERLQSVHHLMNAAKFDQSRMLQQVICYNRPNNWSFSISWGYSIHIYENILPRSHLQIPIETFKPWGVTPKDPPYYLLNTRLPTNDSCQAPHVFFLESAEKSTKNEILTMFSRSLPRGLPACSYSGSHSADQISQIEVYSSRRKRIDMDRCECCDVTHNIGTNKAKIKLRECHMDEIIA, from the exons ATGGCTTCGAACAATGCATTGAAATCATCTGTTCTGAAGATCGTTGGCTCCATTATATCGCTTCTTCCCCT AGTGGTGCTGATTTCAGGTGTTATTCTTTACTTTGCTTCAATTTTCCTTTTCAATGATTCCAATTGTTCATCTTCTGATCTCTTATATTCCTCAAGATCTAAAACCTCACAATTTGGTCATGATTCTAACCCTACAAACCTTAGCCATTTACTATTTGGACTTCTTGGTTCTGAAGAAGCATGGCATTATAGAAAAGAATATATTGAATCATGGTGGAGACCAAATAAAACGCGCGGTTATCTCTTTCTTGATGTAGCTCCAACGGGCGATGATCTTTTTCCATGGTCCTCGTCTTCCCCGCCTTATAGAGTATCCGATAACATAACAAAATTAATCCAAGAAACTAACCATGTCGCGCCAACTATGGCACGAATGGTACATGGAATAATGGAGGTGTTTAGAGAGGAACATGAAGGGGTGAGGTGGGTGGTAATGGGGGATGACGATTCAGTGTTTTTTGTGGATAATATGGTTGATGTTCTTGGGCAATATGATCACACGAAATATTACTATTTGGGGGGTCAATCAGAGTATCTTTTATCGAATTATTGGTACTCATTTAATCAAGCTTTTGGTGGAGCTGGATTTATTTTGAGTTATCCATTGGCAAAAGCAATGTCTAAGTATATTGAAAGTTGTTTGAGGAGATATCCATTCTTGAGATCTGCTGATCAAATTACTATGGTTTGCATATCTGATGTTGGTGTCAATCTTACTCCTCTTAAAGGTAGCCACCAG ATAGATTTGCGCGGTGATATATCGGGTTTGTTATCATCCCATCCAAAAGCTCCATTGATGTCTCTTCACCATCTAGATGCTGCAAACCCCATCTTTCCTTCAATGGAAAGACTTCAATCTGTACACCACCTTATGAATGCGGCAAAATTCGATCAATCTCGCATGTTACAACAAGTTATCTGCTACAACAGGCCGAATAACTGGTCATTTTCTATATCATGGGGTTACTCAATACATATTTATGAGAACATTTTGCCTAGGAGCCATTTACAAATCCCTATTGAAACATTTAAACCATGGGGAGTTACACCTAAAGATCCTCCATATTACTTGTTAAATACAAGGTTGCCTACAAATGATTCATGTCAAGCTCCTCATGTTTTTTTCCTAGAATCTGCAGAGAAATCGACGAAAAATGAAATTCTTACTATGTTTTCGCGGTCATTGCCTCGAGGATTGCCAGCTTGTTCATACAGTGGTAGCCATTCTGCAGATCAGATCTCCCAGATTGAAGTTTACTCCTCAAGAAGAAAGCGAATAGAT
- the LOC104249222 gene encoding uncharacterized protein isoform X1: MSSAFASNFLNTIKEKLRVSFDKLFLAILCRVVLISGVILYFASIFLFNDSNCSSSDLLYSSRSKTSQFGHDSNPTNLSHLLFGLLGSEEAWHYRKEYIESWWRPNKTRGYLFLDVAPTGDDLFPWSSSSPPYRVSDNITKLIQETNHVAPTMARMVHGIMEVFREEHEGVRWVVMGDDDSVFFVDNMVDVLGQYDHTKYYYLGGQSEYLLSNYWYSFNQAFGGAGFILSYPLAKAMSKYIESCLRRYPFLRSADQITMVCISDVGVNLTPLKGSHQIDLRGDISGLLSSHPKAPLMSLHHLDAANPIFPSMERLQSVHHLMNAAKFDQSRMLQQVICYNRPNNWSFSISWGYSIHIYENILPRSHLQIPIETFKPWGVTPKDPPYYLLNTRLPTNDSCQAPHVFFLESAEKSTKNEILTMFSRSLPRGLPACSYSGSHSADQISQIEVYSSRRKRIDMDRCECCDVTHNIGTNKAKIKLRECHMDEIIA; this comes from the exons ATGTCATCTGCATTTGCTTCAAATTTCTTAAATACAATCAAAGAAAAACTTAGAGTTTCATTTGACAAGTTATTTCTTGCTATTCTTTGCAGAGTGGTGCTGATTTCAGGTGTTATTCTTTACTTTGCTTCAATTTTCCTTTTCAATGATTCCAATTGTTCATCTTCTGATCTCTTATATTCCTCAAGATCTAAAACCTCACAATTTGGTCATGATTCTAACCCTACAAACCTTAGCCATTTACTATTTGGACTTCTTGGTTCTGAAGAAGCATGGCATTATAGAAAAGAATATATTGAATCATGGTGGAGACCAAATAAAACGCGCGGTTATCTCTTTCTTGATGTAGCTCCAACGGGCGATGATCTTTTTCCATGGTCCTCGTCTTCCCCGCCTTATAGAGTATCCGATAACATAACAAAATTAATCCAAGAAACTAACCATGTCGCGCCAACTATGGCACGAATGGTACATGGAATAATGGAGGTGTTTAGAGAGGAACATGAAGGGGTGAGGTGGGTGGTAATGGGGGATGACGATTCAGTGTTTTTTGTGGATAATATGGTTGATGTTCTTGGGCAATATGATCACACGAAATATTACTATTTGGGGGGTCAATCAGAGTATCTTTTATCGAATTATTGGTACTCATTTAATCAAGCTTTTGGTGGAGCTGGATTTATTTTGAGTTATCCATTGGCAAAAGCAATGTCTAAGTATATTGAAAGTTGTTTGAGGAGATATCCATTCTTGAGATCTGCTGATCAAATTACTATGGTTTGCATATCTGATGTTGGTGTCAATCTTACTCCTCTTAAAGGTAGCCACCAG ATAGATTTGCGCGGTGATATATCGGGTTTGTTATCATCCCATCCAAAAGCTCCATTGATGTCTCTTCACCATCTAGATGCTGCAAACCCCATCTTTCCTTCAATGGAAAGACTTCAATCTGTACACCACCTTATGAATGCGGCAAAATTCGATCAATCTCGCATGTTACAACAAGTTATCTGCTACAACAGGCCGAATAACTGGTCATTTTCTATATCATGGGGTTACTCAATACATATTTATGAGAACATTTTGCCTAGGAGCCATTTACAAATCCCTATTGAAACATTTAAACCATGGGGAGTTACACCTAAAGATCCTCCATATTACTTGTTAAATACAAGGTTGCCTACAAATGATTCATGTCAAGCTCCTCATGTTTTTTTCCTAGAATCTGCAGAGAAATCGACGAAAAATGAAATTCTTACTATGTTTTCGCGGTCATTGCCTCGAGGATTGCCAGCTTGTTCATACAGTGGTAGCCATTCTGCAGATCAGATCTCCCAGATTGAAGTTTACTCCTCAAGAAGAAAGCGAATAGAT